Proteins from one Candidatus Sulfotelmatobacter sp. genomic window:
- a CDS encoding phosphodiester glycosidase family protein, with product MLVVLVLAALVARDAIERSYLQWQLGQTVGGDASIGDLHHADGATVLDNVHLASEGGAVTLDAAQITFTVTGGVLHLRASTPQVAIAIDLARGDEARRARDFAGRLGAHALALDVQNGTLTIARSAGAAAPLTFAAIGGSVQLDASGTLDGDATLALRDGTASYPITLRPTTTPDGTAAEELTANALPLAPLAAVFVPDRFAPLRGVARTVDLEFENGAPHGTFVLNDAAARIAGAELQGVSGEVSLAPDGIGAALLSGAVGAVPANFSGEVHDVRSWADVVTNGTPDLRSLAWMFAQVATKPAVSWMTFETTAPGITYGQYGMTLDDIPRAVSLLRVNPDEPTVRFDTAIAEDHIISHGERTSQLADRTGAVAGVNGDYFDIGRTYEPQGMLISHGRLLRGPTDRAALIIDKNNHVTFADFHMDGSVVDGKHRYRITQVNSWPLEDTTIITPDYGAPLKPADGVTFEPLEDLGDHRYRITGSMPATQPIPVQLGVAFGPKAALPLPKPGDVVTIHYDIEPHVPDAVAGIGGGPQLLRNGEWYEDPKAPAPAERDVRWAVVALGTLADGNLLLVTVDARHPERSMGMTRPEFGDLLRSYGVVDAMALDSGGSVTMVSRAPGDTEATLRNVPSDDSWERVISDALLIYSSAPRGTLVTTRPPPLPQARVLPPGTK from the coding sequence GTGCTCGTCGTGCTCGTCCTCGCAGCGCTGGTGGCGCGCGATGCGATCGAACGCAGCTACCTCCAGTGGCAGCTCGGGCAGACCGTCGGCGGCGACGCCAGCATCGGGGACCTGCACCACGCCGACGGCGCGACCGTGCTCGACAACGTCCACCTCGCGAGCGAGGGCGGCGCCGTCACCCTGGACGCGGCGCAGATCACGTTCACGGTCACCGGCGGCGTGCTGCACCTGCGCGCGAGCACGCCGCAGGTCGCCATCGCAATCGACCTCGCGCGCGGCGACGAAGCCCGGCGCGCGCGCGACTTCGCCGGCCGCTTGGGCGCGCACGCGCTCGCGCTCGACGTCCAGAACGGCACGCTGACGATCGCTCGCAGCGCCGGCGCGGCAGCGCCGCTGACGTTCGCGGCGATCGGCGGCAGCGTGCAGCTCGACGCGAGCGGCACCCTCGACGGCGACGCCACGCTCGCACTGCGTGACGGCACCGCCAGCTACCCGATCACGCTGCGGCCGACGACGACACCCGACGGCACCGCCGCCGAGGAGCTGACCGCGAACGCACTGCCGTTGGCGCCGCTGGCGGCCGTGTTCGTTCCCGACCGCTTCGCGCCGCTGCGCGGCGTCGCGCGCACGGTCGACCTCGAGTTCGAGAACGGAGCGCCGCACGGCACGTTCGTGCTGAACGACGCGGCCGCGCGCATCGCCGGCGCCGAGCTGCAGGGCGTGAGCGGCGAGGTCTCGCTGGCGCCCGACGGCATCGGCGCGGCGCTGTTGAGCGGCGCGGTCGGCGCCGTGCCGGCGAACTTTTCCGGCGAGGTGCACGACGTGCGCTCGTGGGCCGATGTGGTGACGAACGGCACGCCCGACCTGCGCTCGCTGGCCTGGATGTTCGCGCAGGTCGCCACCAAGCCGGCCGTCTCGTGGATGACCTTCGAGACGACGGCGCCCGGCATCACCTACGGCCAGTACGGCATGACGCTGGACGACATTCCGCGCGCGGTCTCGCTGCTGCGAGTGAATCCCGACGAGCCGACGGTGCGCTTCGACACCGCCATCGCCGAGGACCACATCATCTCGCACGGCGAGCGCACCTCGCAGCTCGCCGACCGCACCGGCGCGGTCGCCGGCGTCAACGGCGACTACTTCGACATCGGCCGGACCTACGAGCCGCAGGGGATGCTCATCAGCCACGGCCGGCTGCTGCGCGGGCCGACCGATCGCGCCGCGCTCATCATCGACAAGAACAACCACGTCACGTTCGCCGACTTTCACATGGACGGCAGCGTCGTCGACGGGAAGCACCGCTACCGGATCACGCAGGTCAACTCGTGGCCGCTCGAAGACACGACGATCATCACGCCGGACTACGGCGCGCCGCTCAAGCCGGCCGACGGCGTCACCTTCGAGCCGCTGGAAGACCTGGGCGATCACCGCTATCGCATCACCGGCTCGATGCCGGCGACGCAGCCGATTCCGGTCCAGCTCGGCGTCGCGTTCGGGCCGAAGGCGGCGCTGCCGCTGCCCAAGCCCGGCGACGTGGTGACCATCCACTACGACATCGAGCCGCACGTGCCGGACGCGGTGGCGGGGATCGGCGGCGGTCCGCAGCTGCTGCGCAACGGCGAGTGGTACGAGGACCCCAAGGCACCGGCACCCGCCGAGCGCGACGTGCGCTGGGCCGTCGTCGCGCTGGGCACGCTCGCCGACGGGAATCTCTTGCTGGTCACCGTCGACGCGCGACATCCCGAGCGCTCGATGGGGATGACGCGACCCGAGTTCGGCGACTTGCTGCGCAGCTACGGCGTGGTCGACGCGATGGCGCTGGACTCCGGCGGCTCGGTGACGATGGTCTCGCGAGCGCCGGGCGACACGGAAGCGACCCTGCGCAACGTGCCGTCCGACGACAGCTGGGAGCGCGTCATCTCCGATGCGCTGCTGATCTACAGCAGCGCGCCGCGCGGCACGCTGGTGACGACCCGGCCGCCGCCGCTGCCGCAAGCGCGCGTCCTGCCGCCGGGCACGAAGTGA
- a CDS encoding phosphodiester glycosidase family protein, with protein sequence MIALPATLAPPAPFPPIVAQHAHSEAVAPGIVRADYRLTTSDGPLIVHAVAVDLREPSVRLRVVVAHDRLVSSGETVSSMAVRTGAVAGVNADYFDIGQTNQPLNAVVQDGALVRTPSARAVLSVARDGSVSFGTLGFAGTASYGATRVPLTGVNVWPPEGGAALIDAAFGPLTAAPGVTVAALTPLDGVAGAPGTYRVTAVGPAAAGPANGTLLALGPAALRSGAPPAVGDTVAIAYDTTPPLATVSAAVGGGPLLVAGGAPVDDPNAPAPEERNVRFPVSGAAVTAGDTLLLLAVDGRIPALSIGLTRPQFAALMLGFGALDGMAFDSGGSATLVARVLGDAQSSVLNTPSDGEERLVADGLFVYSDAPGGGASHLIVRPTGFAALPGAVVALRGAVVDASDHRLHGATLAPLHVDAAPGAHVAVVADRDGLRAEVPYTTLARAATLAVTPERPDPDPHATVALSVRALDANGDPVVLGPDVRWRADGGTLAPDGADAVYRAGTRDAHVTVAAGGVETSVLVHVGRHEAALPEFAAEPLTYDFTGNARVARDAVAVTLPGEPIAVSLEVRGNGDGVPLRATFVNRFGELRALTLAAHVDWTGWRRVTLVLPPDLNPPVRLTSLYVVPSLGGPPVHSTGTLAFRTLTVTLPGSP encoded by the coding sequence GTGATCGCGCTGCCGGCTACGCTGGCACCGCCCGCGCCGTTCCCGCCCATCGTCGCGCAGCACGCGCACAGCGAAGCCGTCGCGCCGGGCATCGTCCGCGCCGACTACCGGCTGACGACGAGTGACGGGCCGCTGATCGTGCACGCCGTCGCCGTCGACCTGCGCGAGCCCAGCGTGCGTCTGCGCGTCGTCGTGGCGCACGACCGGCTCGTGTCGAGCGGCGAGACGGTCTCGTCGATGGCCGTGCGTACCGGCGCCGTCGCCGGCGTCAACGCCGACTACTTCGACATCGGGCAAACGAACCAGCCGCTCAACGCGGTGGTGCAGGACGGCGCGCTGGTGCGCACGCCATCCGCGCGCGCGGTGCTCAGCGTCGCGCGCGACGGCAGCGTTTCGTTCGGCACGCTCGGCTTCGCCGGCACGGCGTCGTACGGCGCGACGCGGGTGCCGTTGACCGGCGTCAACGTCTGGCCGCCCGAAGGCGGCGCCGCGCTGATCGACGCCGCGTTCGGGCCGCTGACCGCCGCGCCCGGCGTGACGGTCGCCGCCCTCACGCCGCTCGACGGCGTCGCCGGCGCACCCGGAACGTATCGCGTCACCGCCGTCGGACCGGCCGCCGCCGGACCCGCGAACGGCACGCTGCTCGCGCTCGGGCCTGCCGCGCTGCGCAGCGGCGCGCCGCCGGCGGTCGGCGACACGGTCGCGATCGCGTACGACACGACGCCGCCGCTCGCGACCGTGAGCGCGGCGGTCGGCGGCGGTCCGCTGCTCGTCGCCGGCGGCGCGCCGGTCGACGATCCCAACGCGCCGGCACCGGAGGAACGCAACGTGCGCTTTCCGGTCTCGGGCGCAGCCGTGACCGCCGGCGACACGCTGCTGCTGCTGGCGGTCGACGGCCGCATCCCCGCGCTCTCGATCGGGCTGACCCGGCCGCAGTTCGCGGCGCTGATGCTCGGCTTCGGCGCACTCGACGGGATGGCGTTCGACTCCGGCGGCTCGGCCACGCTCGTCGCGCGCGTGCTCGGCGACGCGCAGTCCAGCGTCCTCAACACCCCCAGCGACGGCGAAGAGCGGCTCGTCGCCGACGGCCTGTTCGTCTACAGCGATGCGCCCGGCGGCGGCGCGTCGCACCTGATCGTGCGGCCGACCGGCTTCGCCGCGCTGCCGGGCGCCGTCGTCGCGCTGCGCGGCGCCGTCGTCGACGCGAGCGACCACCGCTTGCACGGCGCGACGCTCGCGCCGCTGCACGTCGACGCCGCGCCCGGTGCGCACGTCGCCGTCGTCGCCGACCGCGACGGCTTGCGCGCCGAGGTGCCGTACACGACGCTGGCGCGGGCCGCCACGCTCGCGGTCACGCCCGAACGGCCCGATCCGGATCCGCACGCCACCGTCGCGCTCAGCGTGCGCGCGCTCGACGCGAACGGCGATCCCGTCGTCCTCGGCCCCGACGTTCGCTGGCGCGCCGACGGCGGCACGCTGGCGCCGGACGGCGCCGACGCCGTCTACCGTGCGGGCACGCGCGACGCGCACGTCACGGTCGCCGCGGGCGGCGTCGAGACGAGCGTGCTGGTGCACGTCGGCCGCCACGAGGCAGCACTGCCGGAGTTCGCGGCTGAGCCGCTGACATACGACTTCACCGGCAACGCCCGCGTCGCGCGCGACGCGGTCGCCGTCACGCTGCCGGGCGAGCCGATCGCGGTCAGCCTCGAGGTGCGCGGCAACGGCGACGGCGTGCCACTGCGCGCGACGTTCGTCAACCGTTTCGGCGAGCTGCGCGCGCTGACGCTGGCCGCGCACGTCGATTGGACCGGCTGGCGACGCGTGACGCTCGTGCTCCCGCCCGATCTCAACCCGCCGGTTCGCCTGACCTCACTCTACGTCGTACCCTCGCTCGGCGGCCCGCCCGTGCACAGCACCGGCACGCTCGCCTTCCGCACTCTCACCGTCACGCTGCCCGGGAGTCCTTGA
- a CDS encoding polysaccharide deacetylase family protein yields MRPFLAAALVTLAATCLATASPGRAADTWAGVPVLMYHHVNASVPRDPVGADLTVTPTAFEAQLRWLRDHGIHTLTTRQLVDALRHGQHPQHAVVLTFDDGYSDAATVATPLLRKYGDVASFYVSAGFIGDGRHADWKQLRAMRAAGMEIGCHGTHHLDLSTLDRAGTEAEAGHCAIALAHYLAPPVTYAYAAGKWKAETIAVLREHGFWVALTERPGVVTNLDDPYVLQRRRVRGAASVAEFAAVATP; encoded by the coding sequence ATGCGCCCGTTCCTCGCCGCCGCCCTCGTCACGCTCGCCGCCACCTGTCTCGCAACCGCTTCGCCCGGCAGGGCCGCGGACACGTGGGCCGGCGTGCCGGTGCTGATGTATCATCACGTCAACGCCAGCGTGCCGCGCGACCCGGTCGGTGCCGACCTGACCGTGACGCCGACTGCCTTCGAAGCGCAGCTGCGCTGGCTGCGCGACCACGGCATCCACACGCTGACGACGCGGCAGCTGGTCGACGCGCTGCGACACGGGCAGCACCCGCAGCATGCGGTCGTGCTGACCTTCGATGACGGCTACAGCGACGCGGCGACCGTCGCGACGCCGCTGCTGCGCAAGTACGGCGACGTCGCCAGCTTCTACGTCTCGGCCGGCTTCATCGGCGACGGGCGACACGCCGACTGGAAGCAGCTGCGCGCGATGCGCGCCGCCGGGATGGAGATCGGCTGCCACGGCACCCACCACCTCGACCTCTCGACGCTCGACCGCGCCGGGACCGAGGCTGAGGCCGGCCACTGCGCGATCGCGTTGGCCCACTACCTGGCCCCGCCGGTGACCTACGCCTACGCGGCGGGCAAATGGAAGGCCGAGACGATCGCGGTCTTGCGCGAGCATGGATTTTGGGTCGCGCTCACCGAACGCCCCGGCGTGGTGACGAACCTCGACGACCCCTACGTCCTGCAGCGTCGTCGCGTGCGCGGCGCCGCGAGCGTAGCCGAGTTCGCGGCGGTCGCGACGCCGTGA
- a CDS encoding lysozyme inhibitor LprI family protein, translating to MRPHHVALATAVLVVFAGPPAQAATTAGTLDAWTAPAKVASIIGPCAKPVGDDPPSKATPCSTKFVDACSHANGDSTLSISQCAEAAAVYWRDIVTQRTAALEKLRVAAITKYVQSSDAAWKRYLTTRCSMYGQFEGTINEILSAECVLDTTIQRADDLDRYASHASAQGVQ from the coding sequence GTGAGACCGCACCACGTCGCGCTGGCCACCGCCGTCCTCGTCGTGTTCGCCGGACCCCCGGCGCAGGCGGCCACCACCGCCGGCACGCTCGACGCCTGGACCGCGCCCGCGAAGGTCGCCTCGATCATCGGGCCGTGCGCGAAGCCCGTCGGCGACGATCCGCCCTCGAAAGCGACGCCGTGTTCGACGAAGTTCGTCGACGCGTGCTCGCACGCCAACGGCGACTCGACGTTGTCGATCAGCCAATGCGCGGAAGCGGCCGCGGTGTATTGGCGCGACATCGTCACCCAACGCACCGCCGCGCTCGAGAAGCTGCGCGTCGCCGCGATCACGAAATACGTGCAGTCGAGCGACGCGGCGTGGAAGCGCTACCTCACGACGCGCTGCTCGATGTACGGTCAGTTCGAAGGGACCATCAACGAGATTCTCTCCGCCGAGTGCGTGCTCGACACGACCATCCAGCGCGCCGACGACCTCGACCGCTACGCGTCGCACGCCTCCGCGCAGGGCGTCCAGTAG
- a CDS encoding TonB family protein encodes MTRSLLLTAALAAALPFAVGPRPAAANVFCPATVGSVVDLGAVGRAGTYGILLNVDRGDTRSVRVRLDSDRNRYALDVNDVPLMTFSGVRVTRYFTLPPDEHLIGAWVQATGLAANERLDCPLTSPWSPDLPPPSSPSAREQADRDRQAALDGYGTHTVLVAPISFGPNTPPACAQPFTPAVPAQPIRPPFPPEARAVNATGVVEMHLDVDDTGSVVNALITRSSGFAPLDRAAIAAARATHFTPATFACHPIATTLELQTGFGV; translated from the coding sequence ATGACGCGTTCGCTTCTGTTGACGGCCGCGCTCGCCGCGGCGCTCCCGTTCGCCGTCGGCCCGCGCCCGGCCGCCGCCAACGTCTTCTGTCCGGCCACGGTCGGCTCGGTCGTCGACCTGGGCGCCGTGGGACGCGCCGGGACGTACGGCATCCTGCTCAACGTCGACCGCGGCGACACGCGCTCGGTGCGCGTCCGCCTCGACAGCGACCGCAATCGCTACGCGCTGGACGTCAACGACGTCCCGCTGATGACGTTCAGCGGCGTGCGGGTGACGCGTTACTTCACGCTGCCGCCCGACGAGCACCTGATCGGCGCGTGGGTGCAGGCGACCGGCCTGGCCGCGAACGAGCGGCTCGACTGCCCGCTGACCTCGCCGTGGAGCCCGGACTTGCCGCCGCCCAGCAGCCCGTCCGCTCGCGAACAGGCCGATCGCGACCGCCAGGCGGCTCTCGACGGGTACGGCACGCACACGGTGCTCGTCGCGCCGATCTCGTTCGGGCCCAACACGCCGCCGGCGTGCGCGCAGCCGTTCACGCCCGCCGTCCCGGCGCAGCCGATTCGTCCGCCCTTCCCGCCCGAAGCGCGCGCGGTCAACGCGACCGGCGTCGTCGAGATGCACCTGGACGTCGACGACACGGGGAGCGTCGTCAACGCGCTGATCACCCGCTCGAGCGGCTTCGCGCCCCTCGACCGCGCCGCGATCGCCGCCGCACGCGCGACGCACTTCACCCCCGCCACCTTCGCCTGTCACCCGATCGCGACGACGCTCGAGCTCCAGACCGGCTTCGGCGTCTAG
- a CDS encoding bifunctional (p)ppGpp synthetase/guanosine-3',5'-bis(diphosphate) 3'-pyrophosphohydrolase: MTITDLVTKVQQYDPGLDGAWLERVYDVADHAHEGQRRASGESYIAHPLAVADILADLEMDRATIAAAILHDVVEDTVITNEEVAEQFGVEIATLVDGVTKLTRIPYQSKEDAQVENLRKMFMAMAKDIRVIIIKLADRLHNMRTLSSLPPAKQQSIARETIEIYAPIAHRLGIWRVKWDLEDLSLRYLDADAYRDIAERVATKRTAREEAVSKVITELRAEFEKVGLQADVTGRPKHFYSIHKKMQKGRDFSTIYDLTAVRVITDNVKDCYGALGVVHAMWKPLPGRFKDYIAMPKPNMYQSLHTTVVGPGGDPLEVQIRTWEMHRTSEYGIAAHWRYKEGGKKDDFEQKLTWLRSLLEWQNDMRDSRTFMENLKLDLFDSQVFVFSPKGDVFSMPGTATPLDFAYQVHTDVGHHCVGAKVNGKIVPLDYQLKNGDIAEILTNKSAHPSLDWLSVVKTSGAKHKIKQWFRKERKEENTLAGQEAVEAELARAGLRVDLARGDAIERVAGKMNYQSATDLFAAIGFGDATAATVAAKLRDETKVDNVVDIAALTRPTSTRRIARNSSGIRIAGVDDVLVRLSKCCSPVPGDPIMGFVTIGRGVSVHRADCPNTAYMNAAPERILEAEWLDRSQLTHAVDIEIEAADRPGLLQDVMGVAAELKTQVSSVNARVKRDKGALISITAQITDLDHLHTLLRKLGGVKEVRNVWRVTKREARVSG; encoded by the coding sequence ATGACGATCACCGACCTCGTCACCAAAGTCCAGCAATACGACCCGGGCCTGGACGGGGCGTGGCTGGAGCGCGTCTACGACGTGGCGGACCATGCCCACGAGGGGCAGCGCCGGGCGTCGGGCGAGTCCTACATCGCCCACCCGCTGGCGGTGGCCGACATCCTGGCCGACCTGGAGATGGACCGCGCGACGATCGCGGCGGCCATCCTCCACGACGTGGTCGAAGACACCGTCATCACCAACGAGGAAGTCGCCGAGCAGTTCGGCGTCGAGATCGCGACCCTCGTCGACGGCGTCACCAAGCTGACCCGCATCCCCTATCAATCGAAGGAAGATGCGCAGGTCGAGAACCTGCGCAAGATGTTCATGGCGATGGCCAAGGACATCCGGGTCATCATCATCAAGCTGGCCGACCGCCTGCACAACATGCGCACGCTCTCGAGCCTGCCGCCGGCCAAGCAGCAGTCGATCGCGCGCGAGACGATCGAGATCTACGCGCCGATCGCGCACCGGCTGGGCATCTGGCGCGTCAAGTGGGATCTCGAAGATCTCTCGCTGCGCTATCTCGACGCCGACGCCTACCGCGACATCGCCGAGCGCGTAGCGACCAAGCGCACCGCGCGCGAAGAAGCGGTCTCGAAGGTCATCACCGAGCTGCGCGCCGAGTTCGAGAAAGTCGGCCTGCAGGCGGACGTCACCGGCCGGCCCAAGCACTTCTATTCGATTCACAAGAAGATGCAGAAGGGCCGCGACTTCTCGACCATCTACGATTTGACCGCGGTCCGCGTCATCACCGACAACGTCAAGGACTGCTACGGCGCGCTGGGCGTCGTGCACGCGATGTGGAAGCCGCTCCCCGGGCGGTTCAAGGACTACATCGCGATGCCCAAGCCCAACATGTACCAGTCGCTGCACACTACGGTCGTCGGGCCGGGCGGCGATCCGCTCGAGGTCCAGATCCGCACCTGGGAGATGCACCGCACCAGCGAGTACGGCATCGCCGCGCACTGGCGCTACAAAGAGGGCGGCAAGAAGGACGACTTCGAGCAGAAGCTGACCTGGCTGCGCTCGCTGCTCGAGTGGCAGAACGACATGCGCGACTCGCGCACGTTCATGGAGAACCTCAAGCTCGACCTGTTCGACTCGCAGGTGTTCGTGTTCTCGCCCAAAGGCGACGTCTTCTCGATGCCCGGCACCGCGACGCCGCTCGACTTCGCCTATCAGGTGCACACCGACGTCGGCCACCACTGCGTGGGCGCGAAGGTCAACGGCAAGATCGTCCCGCTCGACTATCAGCTCAAGAACGGCGACATCGCCGAGATCCTGACCAACAAGTCCGCGCACCCCTCGCTGGACTGGCTCTCGGTCGTCAAGACCAGCGGCGCGAAGCACAAGATCAAGCAGTGGTTCCGCAAGGAGCGCAAGGAAGAGAACACGCTGGCCGGCCAGGAGGCCGTCGAGGCCGAGCTGGCGCGCGCCGGATTGCGCGTCGACCTCGCCCGCGGCGACGCCATCGAGCGGGTCGCCGGCAAGATGAACTACCAGAGCGCGACCGACCTGTTCGCCGCGATCGGGTTCGGCGACGCGACCGCCGCGACGGTCGCCGCCAAGCTGCGCGACGAGACCAAGGTCGACAACGTGGTCGACATCGCGGCGCTCACGCGTCCGACGTCGACGCGCCGCATCGCGCGCAACTCCAGCGGCATCCGCATCGCCGGCGTCGACGACGTGCTGGTGCGCCTCTCGAAGTGTTGCAGCCCCGTGCCGGGCGATCCCATCATGGGCTTCGTCACCATCGGCCGCGGCGTCTCCGTGCACCGCGCCGACTGTCCGAACACCGCCTACATGAACGCCGCGCCCGAGCGCATCCTCGAGGCGGAATGGCTCGACCGCTCGCAGCTCACCCACGCGGTCGACATCGAGATCGAAGCCGCCGACCGCCCCGGCCTGCTGCAGGACGTGATGGGCGTCGCCGCCGAGCTCAAGACGCAAGTCAGCTCGGTCAACGCGCGCGTCAAGCGCGACAAGGGCGCGCTCATCTCGATCACCGCCCAGATCACGGACCTCGACCACCTGCACACGCTGCTGCGCAAGCTCGGCGGCGTCAAGGAGGTCCGCAACGTCTGGCGCGTGACCAAACGCGAAGCCCGCGTCAGCGGCTAG
- a CDS encoding adenine phosphoribosyltransferase: protein MTDQIQSLIRAIPDFPIPGILFRDITPLLGDRAGFKALIDLFVEPYRDAKVDYVVGIEARGYMIGAPVAYQLGAGFVPVRKPGKLPGKTYTEEYALEYGTNALQIHADAVGHGHRVLVVDDLLATGGTIAATLRLLEKLGANVVGTAVLVELEALNGRAALPGVEVRSFIRY, encoded by the coding sequence GTGACCGACCAGATCCAAAGCCTGATCCGAGCCATCCCCGATTTTCCGATCCCCGGGATCCTCTTCCGCGACATCACCCCACTGCTCGGCGACCGAGCGGGGTTCAAGGCCCTGATCGACCTGTTCGTCGAGCCGTATCGCGACGCCAAGGTCGATTACGTGGTCGGGATCGAGGCGCGCGGCTACATGATCGGCGCGCCGGTCGCCTACCAGCTGGGGGCGGGCTTCGTCCCCGTCCGCAAGCCCGGCAAGCTGCCCGGCAAGACCTACACCGAAGAGTACGCCCTCGAATACGGGACCAACGCCCTGCAGATCCACGCCGACGCCGTCGGCCACGGGCACCGGGTGCTGGTCGTCGACGATCTGCTGGCGACCGGGGGGACGATCGCGGCCACCCTGCGGCTGCTCGAGAAGCTGGGGGCGAACGTGGTCGGGACCGCGGTCCTGGTCGAGCTGGAGGCCCTCAACGGCCGGGCCGCGCTGCCGGGCGTCGAGGTTCGCAGTTTCATCCGCTACTAG